From the Shewanella amazonensis SB2B genome, one window contains:
- a CDS encoding Na+/H+ antiporter family protein: MNSVVIAVCLMLALSLARVNVVIALTISALVAGLWGGMGLTATIDVFNTGLGGGAQIALSYALLGAFAVALSHSGLTTVISRAVIKKLGRENDAKALGTVRMLLLVSLLAMAMASQNILPIHIAFIPILVPPLLHLMSKLKLDRRLVACVLTFGLVTTYMVLPVGFGGIFLNDILLANLTGNGLEASREQVPGAMLIPALGMILGLLIAVFISYRKPRNYVEEKILAAEPEERIQGRSLIIAAVAIVATLVVQLQTDSMIFGALIGFMVFSLSGAIKHVADQDIFTQGVRMMANIGFIMIAAAGFAAVVKATGDVGNLVSSLGELIGDNKALAAFLMLLVGLLITMGIGSSFSTIPIIATIYVPLALSFGFSVPATIALVGTAAALGDAGSPASDSTLGPTAGLNADGQHDHMRDSVIPTFIHYNIPLLVFGWIAAMVL; the protein is encoded by the coding sequence ATGAATTCCGTGGTTATTGCCGTGTGCCTGATGCTTGCATTAAGCCTTGCACGGGTAAATGTGGTTATTGCGCTGACCATCAGTGCACTGGTCGCCGGGCTTTGGGGCGGTATGGGGCTGACGGCCACCATTGATGTCTTTAATACCGGGCTTGGCGGTGGTGCCCAGATAGCACTGAGCTATGCACTCCTTGGAGCCTTTGCCGTGGCCCTGTCACATTCGGGGCTGACCACGGTGATTTCCCGCGCGGTGATTAAAAAGCTCGGCCGGGAAAACGATGCCAAAGCCCTGGGTACTGTGCGTATGTTGCTCTTGGTTTCACTGCTTGCCATGGCCATGGCGTCCCAGAACATTCTGCCTATCCATATCGCCTTTATCCCGATTCTGGTGCCGCCGCTGCTGCACCTGATGTCCAAGCTCAAGCTTGACCGCCGTCTGGTGGCCTGTGTGCTCACCTTTGGTTTGGTGACCACCTATATGGTGCTGCCTGTGGGCTTTGGCGGTATCTTCCTGAACGATATTTTGCTGGCCAACCTCACCGGCAATGGTCTTGAGGCCAGTCGCGAGCAAGTGCCCGGTGCCATGCTTATTCCGGCACTTGGGATGATCCTTGGCCTGCTTATCGCTGTGTTCATCAGTTACCGTAAACCCAGAAACTATGTGGAAGAGAAAATTCTCGCCGCCGAGCCCGAAGAGCGCATCCAGGGGCGCAGCCTGATTATCGCCGCGGTTGCCATTGTGGCGACTCTGGTGGTGCAACTTCAGACCGACTCCATGATTTTTGGTGCCCTGATTGGTTTTATGGTGTTCAGTCTCTCGGGCGCGATTAAGCATGTGGCCGATCAGGATATCTTCACCCAGGGCGTGCGCATGATGGCCAATATCGGTTTTATCATGATTGCCGCCGCTGGCTTTGCCGCTGTGGTCAAGGCCACAGGCGATGTGGGTAATCTGGTGTCGTCCTTAGGCGAACTGATTGGTGATAATAAGGCGCTGGCGGCGTTCCTGATGCTGCTGGTAGGCTTGCTTATCACCATGGGAATTGGCTCCTCCTTTTCTACTATCCCCATTATCGCCACCATCTATGTGCCATTGGCGCTGTCGTTTGGTTTCTCGGTACCGGCCACCATTGCCCTGGTCGGCACCGCAGCGGCGCTGGGTGATGCAGGTTCACCTGCGTCTGACTCTACCCTGGGCCCTACTGCAGGACTTAACGCCGATGGACAGCACGACCATATGCGTGACAGCGTGATCCCAACCTTCATCCACTACAACATTCCGTTGTTGGTGTTTGGCTGGATTGCGGCCATGGTGCTATAA
- the purM gene encoding phosphoribosylformylglycinamidine cyclo-ligase gives MSTPTPLSYKDAGVDIDAGNALVQNIKSAVKRTRRPEVMGNLGGFGALCELPTKYKHPVLVSGTDGVGTKLRLAIDFKSHDTVGIDLVAMCVNDLIVQGAEPLFFLDYYATGKLDVETATSVVNGIGEGCFQSGCALIGGETAEMPGMYEGEDYDLAGFCVGVVEKADIIDGTKVKAGDALIALASSGPHSNGYSLIRKVLEVSKADPQMDLNGKPLIKHLLEPTKIYVKSLLKLIAESDVHAMAHITGGGFWENIPRVLPDNCKAVVQGDSWQWPVVFDWLQTAGNIETYEMYRTFNCGVGMIVALPADKVDAALELLKAEGENAWHIGHIAARNGDEEQVEIL, from the coding sequence GTGAGCACTCCTACCCCACTGAGCTATAAAGACGCCGGTGTCGATATCGATGCAGGCAACGCACTGGTGCAAAACATCAAGTCTGCCGTTAAGCGCACCCGCCGCCCTGAAGTGATGGGCAACCTGGGTGGTTTTGGTGCCCTGTGTGAACTGCCGACCAAATACAAGCACCCAGTGCTGGTATCCGGTACCGACGGCGTGGGAACCAAGCTGCGTCTGGCCATTGACTTCAAGAGCCACGACACCGTGGGTATTGATCTGGTCGCCATGTGTGTGAACGACCTGATTGTGCAGGGCGCTGAGCCACTGTTCTTCCTCGACTACTATGCCACCGGCAAGCTGGACGTAGAGACAGCCACCTCTGTAGTAAATGGTATTGGTGAAGGCTGTTTCCAGTCAGGTTGCGCCCTGATTGGTGGTGAAACCGCCGAAATGCCCGGCATGTACGAAGGCGAAGACTACGACCTGGCCGGTTTCTGCGTAGGTGTGGTTGAAAAGGCCGACATCATCGACGGCACCAAGGTAAAAGCCGGTGATGCGCTGATTGCACTCGCCTCAAGTGGTCCTCACTCAAACGGTTATTCTCTTATCCGTAAGGTACTGGAAGTGAGCAAGGCCGATCCTCAAATGGATCTGAACGGCAAGCCGCTCATCAAGCACCTGCTGGAACCCACCAAGATTTATGTCAAATCACTGCTGAAGCTGATTGCCGAAAGCGACGTACACGCCATGGCGCACATCACCGGCGGTGGTTTCTGGGAAAACATCCCACGCGTACTGCCTGACAACTGCAAAGCCGTGGTTCAGGGCGATTCCTGGCAGTGGCCTGTGGTATTCGACTGGCTGCAAACTGCCGGCAATATCGAAACCTACGAAATGTACCGCACCTTTAACTGCGGCGTGGGCATGATTGTTGCCCTGCCCGCCGACAAGGTTGACGCGGCCCTTGAACTCCTTAAGGCCGAAGGTGAAAACGCCTGGCACATCGGCCATATCGCCGCGCGTAATGGCGATGAAGAGCAGGTGGAGATCCTCTGA
- the upp gene encoding uracil phosphoribosyltransferase — translation MKVVEVKHPLVRHKIGLMREADISTKRFRELAAEVGSLLTYEATADLETETVTIEGWNGPVQVEQIKGKKVTVVPILRAGLGMMDGVLEHIPSARISVVGIYRDEETLEPVPYFEKLCSQVDERIALVVDPMLATGGSMISTIDLLKQRGCKQIKALVLVAAPEGLAALEKAHPDIELYTASIDRCLNENGYILPGLGDAGDKIFGTK, via the coding sequence ATGAAAGTCGTCGAAGTAAAACATCCCCTGGTTCGCCATAAAATTGGCCTGATGAGAGAAGCGGATATCAGCACCAAGCGTTTCCGTGAACTGGCTGCCGAAGTGGGCAGTTTGCTCACCTACGAAGCCACTGCCGATTTAGAAACCGAAACCGTGACCATTGAAGGCTGGAATGGTCCGGTGCAGGTTGAGCAAATCAAGGGCAAAAAAGTGACAGTAGTGCCTATCCTTCGCGCCGGTCTTGGCATGATGGACGGCGTCCTGGAGCATATCCCAAGCGCCCGTATTTCTGTGGTAGGTATCTACCGCGACGAAGAAACCCTTGAGCCAGTACCGTATTTCGAAAAGCTGTGCAGCCAGGTGGATGAGCGCATTGCGCTGGTGGTTGACCCCATGCTGGCCACAGGCGGCTCCATGATTTCTACCATCGACCTGCTCAAGCAGCGCGGATGTAAGCAAATCAAGGCACTGGTACTGGTTGCTGCCCCCGAAGGCTTGGCTGCACTGGAAAAAGCCCACCCGGATATCGAGCTCTACACCGCGTCTATCGACCGCTGCCTGAATGAAAATGGCTACATTTTACCGGGCCTCGGTGATGCCGGTGACAAGATTTTTGGCACCAAATAA
- the purN gene encoding phosphoribosylglycinamide formyltransferase yields the protein MSCRVVVLISGSGSNLQAIIDQCQGRSGVELVGVISNKPDAYGLVRAHHAEINTSCVIAKKGEKRADYDARLTAAIEAYQPDLIVLAGFMRILSEGFVSRYLGKMLNIHPSLLPKYTGLDTHQRAIDAGDTEHGASVHFVTPELDAGPVILQAKVPIYEGDDAQALAERVHEQEHAIYPLVVKWYAAGRLKMDANGAYLDGSLIGPGGYAPD from the coding sequence ATGAGTTGTCGCGTCGTTGTCCTTATCTCCGGCAGTGGCAGTAATCTGCAGGCCATTATCGACCAGTGTCAGGGCCGTAGCGGCGTTGAACTGGTTGGCGTTATCAGCAATAAGCCTGATGCCTATGGTCTGGTCCGTGCCCACCATGCCGAGATAAACACCAGCTGCGTTATCGCCAAAAAAGGTGAAAAACGCGCTGACTATGACGCGCGCCTCACGGCGGCCATTGAAGCTTATCAGCCAGATCTGATTGTGTTGGCAGGCTTTATGCGCATTCTCAGCGAAGGCTTTGTCAGCCGCTATCTGGGTAAAATGCTGAATATCCATCCGTCACTGCTGCCCAAGTACACCGGGCTGGATACCCACCAGCGCGCCATCGATGCCGGTGATACTGAGCATGGTGCCAGTGTGCATTTTGTCACCCCCGAGCTGGATGCCGGTCCTGTTATCCTGCAGGCCAAGGTACCCATCTATGAGGGTGACGACGCTCAAGCGCTTGCCGAACGGGTACATGAGCAGGAACATGCCATCTACCCTCTGGTCGTCAAATGGTATGCCGCAGGCCGCTTGAAAATGGACGCCAATGGCGCCTATCTCGATGGCAGCCTGATTGGTCCAGGCGGCTACGCGCCGGACTGA
- the asnB gene encoding asparagine synthase B translates to MCSIFAILDIQSDASAMRQVALEMSKLLRHRGPDWSGIYADDHAVLAHERLAIVDIEHGAQPLISDDGSLVLAVNGEIYNHKELKAELGDKYSYQTNSDCEVILALYQEYGSDFLDKLNGIFAFVLYDKAKGTYLIGRDHIGIIPLYTGRDAKGNFYVASEMKALVPVCKTVETFAPGHYLSSTDAQPVRYYQRDWQAFDAVVDNEASVEELRGALEAAVKRQLMSDVPYGVLLSGGLDSSIVSAITQTFAKRRIEDNDESEAWWPQLHSFAVGLKGSPDLAASRKVADAIGTIHHEIHFTFQEGLDAIKDVIYHLETYDVTTIRAATPMYLMARKIKAMGIKMVLSGEGADELFGGYLYFHKAPNPQAFHEELVRKLDKLHLFDCLRANKAMAAWGLEARVPFLDKEFMDVAMRLNPAAKMSGKGKIEKHILREAFEHKLPAEIAWRQKEQFSDGVGYSWIDGLKEQAAAQVDDLQLANARFRFPHNTPETKEAYFYRCFFEELFPLESAALTVPGGKSVACSTPEALAWDASLQGIIDPSGRAVREVHAQSY, encoded by the coding sequence ATGTGTTCGATATTTGCCATTCTCGATATCCAGTCTGATGCCAGCGCCATGCGCCAGGTTGCCCTGGAAATGTCCAAATTATTGCGTCACCGCGGCCCCGACTGGTCAGGTATTTACGCCGACGACCACGCTGTGCTGGCCCACGAGCGCCTTGCAATTGTTGACATAGAGCACGGTGCCCAGCCGCTTATCAGTGACGATGGCAGCCTGGTACTGGCAGTGAATGGGGAAATCTACAACCACAAAGAACTCAAGGCAGAGCTTGGCGACAAGTACAGTTACCAGACCAACAGCGACTGCGAAGTGATCCTGGCACTGTACCAGGAATACGGCAGCGACTTTCTCGACAAGCTCAACGGCATCTTCGCATTTGTACTGTACGACAAAGCCAAGGGCACGTATCTGATTGGCCGCGACCATATTGGCATCATTCCACTCTACACCGGCCGTGACGCCAAGGGTAACTTCTATGTGGCGTCCGAAATGAAGGCATTGGTGCCGGTTTGTAAAACCGTCGAAACCTTTGCCCCCGGTCATTATCTGTCAAGCACCGACGCGCAGCCCGTTCGTTACTACCAGCGCGACTGGCAAGCTTTTGACGCTGTGGTCGACAACGAGGCCAGCGTGGAAGAACTGCGCGGTGCACTCGAAGCCGCCGTGAAGCGCCAGTTGATGTCAGATGTGCCCTATGGTGTGTTGCTGTCCGGCGGTTTGGACTCATCCATCGTGTCGGCCATCACCCAAACCTTTGCCAAGCGTCGTATTGAAGACAACGATGAAAGTGAAGCCTGGTGGCCCCAGCTGCACTCCTTTGCCGTGGGTCTCAAAGGCTCGCCCGACTTGGCCGCATCACGCAAGGTAGCCGATGCCATTGGCACCATACACCATGAAATCCACTTTACCTTCCAGGAAGGGCTGGATGCCATCAAGGACGTGATTTATCACCTGGAGACCTATGATGTCACCACCATACGCGCGGCCACACCTATGTACCTGATGGCCCGTAAAATCAAGGCTATGGGTATCAAGATGGTCCTGTCTGGCGAAGGCGCTGATGAGCTGTTTGGCGGTTACCTGTATTTCCATAAGGCGCCTAACCCTCAGGCGTTCCACGAAGAGCTGGTGCGTAAACTCGACAAGCTGCACCTGTTCGATTGCCTGCGCGCCAACAAGGCCATGGCAGCCTGGGGCCTGGAAGCGCGTGTGCCTTTCCTCGATAAAGAATTTATGGATGTGGCGATGCGCTTAAACCCGGCCGCCAAGATGTCCGGTAAGGGCAAAATCGAGAAGCACATTCTGCGGGAAGCCTTCGAACACAAGTTACCGGCCGAAATCGCCTGGCGTCAGAAAGAACAGTTCAGCGATGGCGTAGGTTACAGCTGGATTGATGGTCTCAAGGAGCAAGCCGCGGCTCAGGTGGACGATTTGCAGCTGGCCAATGCCCGTTTCCGCTTCCCGCACAACACGCCGGAAACCAAGGAGGCCTATTTCTACCGCTGCTTCTTTGAAGAGTTGTTCCCGCTGGAGTCTGCGGCCCTTACCGTACCGGGTGGCAAGAGTGTGGCCTGCTCGACGCCTGAGGCGCTTGCCTGGGATGCCAGCCTGCAGGGTATTATCGACCCCTCCGGCCGAGCAGTGCGGGAAGTACACGCCCAAAGCTACTGA
- a CDS encoding VOC family protein: protein MNRINTINYLEIPCSKLAETKAFFSAVFGWDFLDYGPEYSCFLDAGIDGGFYLADISFSAAAGPLLVLYSDDLAAKQEQIMHQGGRIVRSVFSFPGGRRFHFACPSGNEYAVWSE, encoded by the coding sequence ATGAACCGCATAAATACCATTAACTATTTGGAAATTCCCTGCAGTAAGTTGGCTGAAACCAAGGCATTTTTCAGTGCAGTATTTGGCTGGGACTTTCTTGATTACGGTCCTGAATACAGCTGCTTTTTGGATGCAGGTATCGACGGTGGCTTTTATCTGGCCGACATAAGCTTCAGTGCTGCGGCAGGACCACTGTTGGTTCTTTACAGTGATGATTTAGCGGCGAAACAGGAGCAAATCATGCACCAGGGTGGCCGTATAGTCCGGTCCGTCTTCAGCTTTCCCGGTGGTCGACGTTTTCACTTTGCCTGTCCCAGTGGCAATGAATATGCCGTCTGGTCTGAATAG
- a CDS encoding M28 family metallopeptidase, producing MKSLLPLGLVLLTACSQGGQTAATAPSPDFNEARFRNDIKILSSDAFEGRAPTTAGEKLTLDYLSTAFKAAGLKGTNNGSFLQSVPMVTYNASENQAIRLGNLHPAYRKDIVLGSRHNNQGVEISNAPLVFVGYGIKAPEYDWDDYAGLDMQGKIAVILVNDPGFAAPESGKFKGKAMTYYGRWSYKFEEASRQGALGAIIIHDTAPASYPWSVIENSWTGPQQDLADASQTDSRVQVEGWMTLDTAKALFDEAGLSLDTLSQEAALTPGNHDLKQSADIAFTNSATFTDSYNLVATLPGTDRADEHILFTAHWDHIGKDDSRDGDKIYNGALDNASGVAGIVEIARQFAALDAMGFKNRRSITFIATTGEEQGLLGSRYYAANPLFPIDKTIAVLNLDSTNVFGRTKDFTIVGKGQSQLEDYLVAAAKAQGREAVAEKNPASGGFFRSDHFSFAKLGVSAAFAGGGSIPLDDATATYKAEMQQKMKGCYHNVCDEYRADWDLSGALQDLALYYDVARTLANNEHRPGYYQKSEFYPLRPAN from the coding sequence ATGAAATCACTGCTCCCATTGGGACTTGTGCTGCTGACCGCCTGCAGCCAGGGCGGTCAGACTGCCGCCACGGCGCCATCGCCGGATTTTAATGAGGCGCGTTTCAGGAACGACATCAAAATCCTGTCTTCTGACGCCTTTGAAGGCCGCGCCCCCACCACTGCCGGTGAAAAGCTCACCCTCGACTACCTCTCCACTGCGTTTAAAGCCGCCGGACTCAAAGGCACCAACAATGGCAGTTTTTTACAAAGCGTGCCCATGGTGACCTACAACGCCTCAGAAAATCAGGCAATTCGCCTCGGCAATCTTCATCCTGCATACCGAAAAGACATTGTGCTTGGCAGTCGCCACAACAACCAGGGCGTAGAGATAAGCAACGCGCCGTTGGTGTTTGTAGGCTATGGCATTAAGGCCCCAGAATATGACTGGGACGATTACGCTGGCCTTGATATGCAGGGCAAGATTGCGGTTATCCTGGTCAACGATCCGGGATTTGCTGCGCCGGAATCCGGCAAGTTCAAGGGCAAGGCCATGACCTACTATGGCCGCTGGAGTTACAAGTTTGAAGAAGCCAGTCGTCAGGGAGCACTTGGCGCCATCATCATTCATGACACAGCGCCCGCATCCTACCCCTGGTCTGTCATAGAAAACAGCTGGACCGGACCACAGCAAGACCTGGCCGATGCCAGTCAAACCGACAGCAGAGTTCAGGTGGAAGGCTGGATGACCCTGGATACCGCCAAGGCACTCTTTGACGAGGCGGGCCTGTCTTTGGATACGCTGAGCCAGGAGGCCGCCCTGACACCGGGAAATCACGACCTGAAGCAAAGCGCCGACATTGCCTTTACCAACAGCGCAACCTTTACCGACAGTTATAATCTTGTGGCAACTCTGCCCGGTACCGACAGAGCCGATGAACATATCCTCTTTACCGCCCACTGGGACCATATCGGCAAGGATGACAGCCGCGACGGCGATAAAATCTACAATGGTGCCCTCGACAACGCCTCTGGTGTCGCCGGTATTGTCGAGATTGCCAGGCAATTTGCTGCGCTGGATGCCATGGGGTTTAAGAACCGTCGCTCCATCACCTTTATTGCTACCACGGGTGAAGAGCAGGGTTTGCTTGGGTCGAGATACTATGCCGCCAATCCACTGTTTCCCATCGACAAGACCATTGCCGTGCTGAACCTCGATTCGACCAATGTGTTCGGCCGAACCAAGGACTTTACCATTGTGGGCAAGGGGCAATCCCAGCTGGAAGACTATCTTGTCGCGGCGGCCAAAGCCCAGGGACGGGAAGCAGTGGCTGAAAAGAATCCCGCCTCCGGCGGCTTCTTTCGCTCTGATCACTTCAGCTTTGCCAAGCTGGGGGTTTCTGCGGCCTTCGCCGGTGGCGGCAGCATTCCCCTGGACGATGCCACCGCTACTTATAAGGCTGAGATGCAACAGAAAATGAAAGGTTGCTATCACAACGTGTGTGATGAATATCGTGCCGATTGGGATTTATCCGGCGCCCTTCAGGATCTTGCCCTCTATTACGATGTCGCCAGAACCCTGGCCAACAATGAGCACAGACCCGGCTATTATCAAAAAAGTGAGTTTTACCCGTTAAGACCCGCGAATTAA
- a CDS encoding HAD-IIA family hydrolase, producing MKNIICDIDGVLLHDNKLVPGSDKFIHRVLEQGNPLVILTNYPVQTGKDLQNRLDAAGINVPEECFYTAAMATADFLKHQEGSKAFVIGEGALTHELYKAGFTITDINPDFVIVGETRSYNWDMIHKAARFVADGARFIATNPDTHGPAFSPACGALCAPIERITGRKPFYVGKPSSWIVRSALNHINGHSENTVIIGDNMRTDILAGFQAGLETILVLTGVSRLEDIEKEPFRPNHVFNCAGDIDIF from the coding sequence ATGAAAAACATCATCTGTGATATCGACGGAGTACTGCTGCACGACAACAAACTGGTGCCCGGCAGCGACAAATTTATTCATCGGGTGCTGGAACAAGGCAACCCCTTGGTTATCCTGACTAATTACCCGGTACAAACCGGCAAAGATCTGCAAAACCGCCTCGATGCCGCGGGCATTAACGTCCCCGAGGAATGTTTTTACACCGCCGCCATGGCCACCGCCGACTTTTTGAAACATCAGGAAGGCAGCAAAGCCTTTGTGATTGGCGAAGGCGCTCTCACCCACGAACTCTACAAGGCCGGTTTTACCATCACCGACATCAACCCCGACTTTGTGATTGTGGGTGAAACCCGCTCTTACAACTGGGATATGATCCATAAAGCGGCACGGTTTGTAGCCGATGGCGCCCGCTTTATTGCCACCAATCCAGATACCCATGGCCCGGCATTTTCACCGGCTTGTGGCGCCCTGTGCGCGCCCATTGAGCGGATCACCGGCCGCAAACCCTTTTACGTGGGTAAACCCAGCAGCTGGATAGTGCGTTCGGCCTTAAACCACATCAACGGCCACTCGGAAAACACGGTTATCATTGGCGATAATATGCGCACCGACATTCTGGCCGGTTTCCAGGCGGGCCTTGAGACCATACTGGTACTCACTGGCGTGAGCCGTCTTGAGGACATAGAGAAAGAGCCGTTCAGGCCCAATCATGTGTTTAATTGTGCCGGTGACATCGATATTTTCTGA
- a CDS encoding DUF1289 domain-containing protein translates to MDKLPSPCVRNCCLTNEDICMGCGRSYQEILDWHQANTHRQQLILEKAKVRLEEMAEMRGQPLR, encoded by the coding sequence ATGGATAAGTTACCGTCTCCCTGCGTTCGCAATTGCTGCCTGACCAATGAGGACATCTGTATGGGGTGTGGCCGCAGCTATCAGGAAATCCTCGATTGGCATCAGGCCAATACACACCGGCAGCAGTTGATACTGGAAAAAGCCAAAGTACGGTTGGAGGAAATGGCTGAGATGCGTGGGCAGCCTCTGCGGTAA
- a CDS encoding 5-carboxymethyl-2-hydroxymuconate Delta-isomerase → MPHCIIDFSANVGGHDIAQTLTRACHSAMVASGLFEPASIKTRAHRAEAAQTGEGSDSFIHVDISIMPGRSSEQKRSLMEAMAKAIDTMTIEASSLTMEVRELEKAHYFKKLA, encoded by the coding sequence GTGCCTCATTGTATTATTGATTTTTCAGCCAATGTTGGCGGACATGATATCGCACAGACGCTGACGCGCGCATGCCACAGCGCCATGGTTGCCAGTGGCTTGTTTGAGCCGGCGTCCATTAAAACCCGGGCCCACCGCGCCGAAGCAGCTCAAACCGGCGAGGGCAGCGATAGTTTTATCCATGTCGATATCAGCATCATGCCCGGACGCAGCAGTGAGCAAAAGCGGTCGCTGATGGAAGCGATGGCCAAAGCCATCGATACCATGACTATTGAGGCATCCAGTCTCACCATGGAAGTGCGCGAGCTGGAAAAAGCACATTACTTTAAGAAGTTGGCCTGA